A part of Paenibacillus sp. sptzw28 genomic DNA contains:
- a CDS encoding glycoside hydrolase family 3 protein: protein MTEQWRSWSLREKIGQLFVFGFHGQEPSEDILELIERYGVGGIIYFSRNIADARQVHTLSSTLNEAARRAGRPPMFIAVDQEGGMVARLVKGVTLMPGNMALGAAGSAEGAYATSHICGRQLRAVGINVNYAPCIDVNNNPDNPVINVRSYSDRPGRAGELGLAAVRGYQDAGVAATVKHFPGHGDTSVDSHRDLPVLTHDRERLESVELVPFRMTASEADLIMTAHVCLPALDPSGVPSTLSKPVLTGLLRGELGYEGVITTDCLEMNAIDKFYGPERGAVMALQAGADMVLVSHTPSKQRAALEAVAAAVERGELSEQRIDASVERIMRLKKKRGFDEPLKPWDSVEPELDTPEQQGVARRWSEASVTLVKNEGGLLPLKREARTLILWPQIVTVSDADELLTDDGTLGACLSEYMENVTERPMNEEGALSGLDEFEQIVFVSYDAVKHALERDVAAKLLAEAGERTVAVSVRNPLDLLVYPEVRAYLAVYECRPLALESAAKALVGQITPEGRLPLTISETYPFGWRSE from the coding sequence ATGACAGAGCAGTGGCGCAGCTGGAGCCTGCGGGAGAAAATCGGTCAATTGTTCGTGTTTGGTTTTCACGGGCAGGAGCCGTCTGAAGATATATTGGAGTTAATCGAGCGATACGGTGTTGGCGGCATTATCTATTTCAGCCGCAATATCGCAGATGCGCGGCAGGTTCATACGCTGTCGTCGACCCTTAATGAGGCGGCTCGGCGAGCTGGACGCCCGCCGATGTTTATCGCGGTGGACCAGGAGGGTGGCATGGTCGCCCGCCTCGTAAAGGGCGTTACGCTCATGCCCGGAAATATGGCGCTTGGTGCAGCAGGTTCGGCGGAGGGAGCTTACGCCACGTCTCACATCTGCGGCAGGCAGCTGCGGGCGGTCGGTATTAATGTTAATTATGCTCCTTGTATCGATGTGAACAACAATCCGGACAATCCGGTCATCAATGTGCGGTCATACAGCGATCGGCCGGGCCGGGCCGGCGAGCTTGGCCTCGCCGCGGTACGCGGCTATCAAGATGCGGGAGTTGCGGCAACAGTTAAGCATTTTCCCGGCCATGGCGATACGAGCGTGGATTCGCACCGGGATCTGCCGGTGCTGACGCATGACCGTGAACGGCTGGAATCGGTGGAGCTGGTTCCATTCCGTATGACAGCCTCCGAAGCGGATTTGATCATGACGGCGCATGTGTGCCTGCCTGCGCTCGACCCGTCAGGCGTGCCGTCCACGCTGTCGAAGCCGGTACTGACCGGACTGCTGCGGGGCGAGCTCGGCTACGAGGGGGTCATCACGACGGATTGCCTCGAGATGAACGCAATCGACAAGTTCTACGGACCTGAACGCGGCGCCGTCATGGCGCTGCAAGCCGGAGCGGACATGGTGCTTGTCAGCCACACACCGTCGAAGCAGCGGGCTGCGCTTGAAGCGGTGGCGGCCGCAGTGGAGCGAGGCGAGCTGTCGGAACAGCGCATTGACGCCTCCGTGGAGCGGATCATGCGGCTCAAGAAGAAGCGCGGCTTCGATGAGCCGCTTAAGCCGTGGGACAGCGTGGAGCCGGAGCTCGATACACCGGAGCAGCAGGGAGTCGCACGCCGCTGGAGCGAAGCGTCGGTTACGCTTGTCAAGAATGAAGGCGGCCTTCTGCCGCTCAAGCGGGAAGCGAGAACGCTCATCCTCTGGCCTCAGATCGTTACCGTATCGGATGCTGATGAACTGCTTACCGATGACGGCACGCTTGGGGCCTGTCTCTCCGAATATATGGAGAATGTGACGGAGCGGCCGATGAACGAAGAAGGTGCGTTAAGCGGGTTGGACGAGTTCGAACAAATCGTGTTTGTGAGCTATGATGCGGTCAAGCATGCGCTTGAACGGGATGTCGCGGCGAAGCTGCTTGCCGAGGCAGGTGAGCGTACAGTGGCGGTATCCGTCCGCAATCCACTTGATCTGCTTGTATACCCTGAGGTGCGGGCTTACCTTGCTGTCTATGAATGCCGTCCGCTCGCGCTGGAGTCTGCCGCAAAGGCGCTCGTAGGGCAGATCACGCCCGAGGGACGGCTGCCGTTGACAATATCGGAGACCTATCCCTTCGGCTGGCGATCGGAGTAG